The Henckelia pumila isolate YLH828 chromosome 2, ASM3356847v2, whole genome shotgun sequence genome includes a window with the following:
- the LOC140880032 gene encoding sugar carrier protein C-like isoform X1 — protein MAGGSGNLTPHVIVTCFTAAMGGLLFGYDIGISGGVTSMDPFLEKFFPDVYRKAGNYAKYSRSQYCKYDSQKLTLFTSSSYLAAFCSSLVASFVTRNLGRKPSMLIGGVLFCVGALINGFAQALWMLVVGRLFLGFGIGFANQTVPLYLSEMAPFKFRGALNIGFQLSITIGILAANFLNYGFAKINGGLGWRLSLGGAVVPGLIFTVGSLVLPETPNSMIERGRKDEARAKLRQIRGANNIDEEFNDLVAASEASRKVDNPWRNLLQRKYRPHLTMAIAIPFFQQLTGINVIMVYSPLLFSTIGFGSDTALMSAVNTGGVNILATVVSIYGVDKWGRRFLFIEGGIQMLISQIVVAIFIGVRFGDHGDPGDLPKWYAIVVVLFIYICVAGFAWSWGPLGWLVPSEIFPLEIRSAAQSINVSVNMIFTFVVGQVFLTMLCHLKFGLFLFFGFFIMVMTVFIYFFLPETKNIPIEEMVIVWKEHWFWSRFMSAVDYPADGSVEIEMNRNTNHHIV, from the exons ATGGCAGGTGGTTCCGGCAACCTGACCCCGCACGTCATCGTGACCTGCTTTACTGCAGCCATGGGTGGCCTTCTTTTCGGTTACGATATCGGAATTTCAG GTGGAGTGACTTCCATGGACCCATTCTTGGAGAAGTTCTTTCCGGATGTGTACAGAAAGGCTGGGAATTATGCCAAGTACTCGAGGAGCCAGTACTGTAAATATGACAGCCAAAAACTGACCTTGTTCACGTCTTCCTCGTACTTGGCTGCGTTTTGCTCGTCGCTTGTGGCGTCGTTTGTGACGCGTAATTTGGGGAGGAAGCCGTCCATGCTCATCGGCGGGGTGCTGTTCTGCGTCGGGGCTTTGATCAATGGCTTTGCCCAAGCTCTTTGGATGCTTGTTGTGGGCCGTCTTTTTCTTGGTTTTGGTATTGGCTTTGCAAATCAG ACCGTACCACTGTATTTATCAGAAATGGCTCCCTTCAAATTCAGAGGTGCACTCAACATAGGATTTCAGTTATCCATTACAATTGGTATCTTAGCAGCCAACTTTTTAAACTACGGGTTTGCTAAAATTAATGGTGGGCTGGGATGGAGGCTCAGTTTGGGTGGCGCCGTTGTCCCGGGTTTGATCTTCACCGTCGGATCGTTAGTCCTCCCTGAAACGCCGAACTCTATGATCGAACGTGGTCGAAAAGACGAGGCTCGGGCTAAACTGAGGCAGATCCGTGGCGCCAACAATATAGACGAAGAATTCAATGACTTGGTTGCAGCCAGTGAAGCATCTCGAAAAGTCGACAACCCCTGGAGGAATCTCCTCCAGAGGAAGTATAGGCCTCATTTGACAATGGCCATCGCTATTCCTTTCTTTCAGCAGCTCACAGGGATCAATGTGATCATGGTTTACTCTCCACTTTTGTTCAGCACCATTGGGTTTGGAAGCGACACGGCGTTGATGTCGGCAGTGAATACCGGTGGGGTTAATATTCTTGCAACCGTGGTTTCCATTTATGGAGTGGATAAGTGGGGGAGAAGGTTTCTTTTCATTGAAGGGGGCATTCAAATGCTTATATCTCAG ATCGTGGTTGCAATTTTCATAGGTGTTAGGTTTGGAGACCATGGAGATCCGGGCGACTTGCCAAAATGGTATGCCATCGTGGTTgttctatttatatacatatgtgtTGCCGGGTTCGCTTGGTCATGGGGGCCTCTTGGATGGCTAGTTCCGAGTGAAATCTTTCCATTGGAAATCCGATCTGCTGCACAAAGTATCAATGTCTCTGTGAACATGATTTTCACATTCGTCGTGGGTCAAGTTTTCTTAACGATGCTGTGTCACTTGAAATTTGGGTTGTTCTTGTTTTTTGGGTTTTTCATAATGGTGATGACTGTTTTTATATACTTTTTCTTGCCGGAGACCAAGAATATTCCGATCGAAGAAATGGTGATTGTGTGGAAGGAGCATTGGTTCTGGTCCAGGTTCATGAGTGCGGTGGATTATCCTGCCGATGGATCGGTTGAAATAGAGATGAATAGGAACACAAACCATCACATAGTCTAA
- the LOC140880032 gene encoding sugar carrier protein C-like isoform X2, giving the protein MAGGSGNLTPHVIVTCFTAAMGGLLFGYDIGISGGVTSMDPFLEKFFPDVYRKAGNYAKYSRSQYCKYDSQKLTLFTSSSYLAAFCSSLVASFVTRNLGRKPSMLIGGVLFCVGALINGFAQALWMLVVGRLFLGFGIGFANQTVPLYLSEMAPFKFRGALNIGFQLSITIGILAANFLNYGFAKINGGLGWRLSLGGAVVPGLIFTVGSLVLPETPNSMIERGRKDEARAKLRQIRGANNIDEEFNDLVAASEASRKVDNPWRNLLQRKYRPHLTMAIAIPFFQQLTGINVIMVYSPLLFSTIGFGSDTALMSAVNTGGVNILATVVSIYGVDKWGRRFLFIEGGIQMLISQVLGLETMEIRATCQNGMPSWLFYLYTYVLPGSLGHGGLLDG; this is encoded by the exons ATGGCAGGTGGTTCCGGCAACCTGACCCCGCACGTCATCGTGACCTGCTTTACTGCAGCCATGGGTGGCCTTCTTTTCGGTTACGATATCGGAATTTCAG GTGGAGTGACTTCCATGGACCCATTCTTGGAGAAGTTCTTTCCGGATGTGTACAGAAAGGCTGGGAATTATGCCAAGTACTCGAGGAGCCAGTACTGTAAATATGACAGCCAAAAACTGACCTTGTTCACGTCTTCCTCGTACTTGGCTGCGTTTTGCTCGTCGCTTGTGGCGTCGTTTGTGACGCGTAATTTGGGGAGGAAGCCGTCCATGCTCATCGGCGGGGTGCTGTTCTGCGTCGGGGCTTTGATCAATGGCTTTGCCCAAGCTCTTTGGATGCTTGTTGTGGGCCGTCTTTTTCTTGGTTTTGGTATTGGCTTTGCAAATCAG ACCGTACCACTGTATTTATCAGAAATGGCTCCCTTCAAATTCAGAGGTGCACTCAACATAGGATTTCAGTTATCCATTACAATTGGTATCTTAGCAGCCAACTTTTTAAACTACGGGTTTGCTAAAATTAATGGTGGGCTGGGATGGAGGCTCAGTTTGGGTGGCGCCGTTGTCCCGGGTTTGATCTTCACCGTCGGATCGTTAGTCCTCCCTGAAACGCCGAACTCTATGATCGAACGTGGTCGAAAAGACGAGGCTCGGGCTAAACTGAGGCAGATCCGTGGCGCCAACAATATAGACGAAGAATTCAATGACTTGGTTGCAGCCAGTGAAGCATCTCGAAAAGTCGACAACCCCTGGAGGAATCTCCTCCAGAGGAAGTATAGGCCTCATTTGACAATGGCCATCGCTATTCCTTTCTTTCAGCAGCTCACAGGGATCAATGTGATCATGGTTTACTCTCCACTTTTGTTCAGCACCATTGGGTTTGGAAGCGACACGGCGTTGATGTCGGCAGTGAATACCGGTGGGGTTAATATTCTTGCAACCGTGGTTTCCATTTATGGAGTGGATAAGTGGGGGAGAAGGTTTCTTTTCATTGAAGGGGGCATTCAAATGCTTATATCTCAG GTGTTAGGTTTGGAGACCATGGAGATCCGGGCGACTTGCCAAAATGGTATGCCATCGTGGTTgttctatttatatacatatgtgtTGCCGGGTTCGCTTGGTCATGGGGGCCTCTTGGATGGCTAG